One part of the Raphanus sativus cultivar WK10039 chromosome 7, ASM80110v3, whole genome shotgun sequence genome encodes these proteins:
- the LOC108814227 gene encoding uncharacterized protein At4g22758, translated as MLLYNKQKKNQNNAKRNRILISVTVLGSAGPIRFVAYEEDLVASVIDTALKCYAREGRLPLLGSDFNDFLLYCPMVGPEALSAWSAIGSLGARNFTLCRKPEEKKVVKEGESNSINGARKGGSLKAWINKSFSLKVSTH; from the exons ATGTTGCTTTACAACAAGCAGAAGAAGAACCAGAACAACGCAAAGAGAAACAGAATCCTAATCAGCGTTACGGTTCTTGGTAGCGCCGGTCCGATCCGGTTCGTTGCTTACGAGGAAGATCTCGTCGCCTCGGTTATCGATACTGCCCTTAAATGCTACGCTCGCGAAGGTCGTCTTCCTCTTCTCGGATCCGATTTCAATGATTTCCTTCTCTATTGCCCCATGGTTGGACCTGAAG CTTTAAGCGCGTGGAGTGCAATTGGATCGCTTGGTGCAAGGAACTTTACTCTGTGTAGGAAACCAGAGGAGAAGAAAGTGGTCAAGGAAGGAGAATCTAATTCCATTAATGGAGCGAGGAAAGGAGGAAGCTTGAAGGCTTGGATCAACAAGTCTTTTAGCCTCAAAGTCTCCACCCATTGA